A window of Apium graveolens cultivar Ventura chromosome 8, ASM990537v1, whole genome shotgun sequence contains these coding sequences:
- the LOC141677257 gene encoding sodium/hydrogen exchanger 1-like isoform X2, whose product MLGVYDLAFLSTKMDSLGTSDYKSVVSVNLFVALLCACIVVGHLLEENRWINESITALAIGICTGVVILLFSKGKSSHLLVFSEDLFFIYLLPPIIFNAGFQVKKKQFFRNFMTITLFGTVGTLISFSIISLGAIYIFNKMDIGSLKMGDFLAIGAIFSATDSVCTLQVLNQDQTPLLYSLVFGEGVVNDATSVVLFNAVQTVDFSHVSAAIIFKLIGNFIYLFFTSTLLGVVAGLLSAFTIKKLYFGRHSTDREIAIMILMAYLSYMLAELSDLSAILTVFFCGIVMSHYTWHNVTESSRVTTKHAFATLSFIAEIFIFLYVGMDALDIEKWRYISDSPGTSVTVSSILLGLILVGRAAFVFPLSFISNLAKKSPSDKMELKQQVTIWWAGLMRGAVSMALAYNQYSRRHSATWRCNHDHQYHYRCSVQHSGLWVAHETASVTLAASPKTLEQNDLI is encoded by the exons ATGTTAGGGGTTTATGATTTGGCCTTTTTATCGACAAAAATGGATAGCTTAGGTACTTCTGACTACAAGTCAGTCGTGTCGGTAAACTTGTTCGTTGCTCTTCTCTGTGCTTGTATTGTTGTTGGTCATCTTTTGGAGGAGAATCGGTGGATTAATGAATCCATTACCGCGCTTGCTATT GGGATATGCACCGGAGTTGTTATTCTATTATTCAGTAAAGGAAAGAGCTCGCATCTTTTAGTTTTCAGTGAAGATCTTTTCTTTATCTATCTTCTTCCTCCTATCATCTTTAATGCCGG GTTCCAGGTGAAAAAGAAACAATTTTTTCGGAATTTTATGACCATCACTCTTTTTGGGACTGTTGGTACTCTGATATCCTTCAGCATCATATCCTTAG GTGCTATCTACATCTTCAATAAAATGGATATTGGTTCTCTGAAGATGGGAGATTTCCTAG CTATTGGTGCAATCTTTTCGGCAACAGATTCAGTTTGCACATTGCAG GTGCTCAATCAGGATCAGACGCCTTTGCTTTACAGTTTAGTTTTTGGGGAAGGTGTTGTCAATGATGCTACATCAGTGGTGCTTTTCAACGCGGTCCAGACTGTGGACTTTTCTCATGTCAGCGCTGCCATAATATTCAAGTTGATCGggaattttatatatttattttttacgAGCACTCTGCTGGGAGTTGTA GCTGGACTTCTTAGTGCATTCACTATAAAGAAGCTTTATTTTGGACG GCACTCTACTGATAGAGAGATTGCAATTATGATACTTATGGCCTATCTTTCGTATATGCTTGCCGAG TTGTCAGATTTAAGTGCTATTCTCACTGTATTCTTTTGCGGGATTGTGATGTCACACTATACGTGGCATAATGTCACAGAAAGTTCAAGAGTCACTACCAA GCATGCTTTTGCGACATTGTCATTTATTGCTGAGATATTCATCTTCCTTTATGTTGGTATGGATGCTTTGGAcatagagaagtggagatatatAAGTGACAG CCCTGGAACATCAGTTACTGTGAGCTCAATATTGCTCGGACTAATATTGGTTGGCAGAGCAGCCTTTGTTTTCCCCTTATCATTCATCTCCAACTTGGCCAAAAAATCTCCCAGTGACAAAATGGAGCTAAAACAGCAG GTTACCATATGGTGGGCTGGCCTTATGCGAGGTGCTGTTTCTATGGCCCTTGCTTACAATCAG TACAGCAGGCGTCACTCAGCTACGTGGAGATGCAATCATGATCACCAGTACCATTACCGTTGTTCTGTTCAGCACAGTG GTCTTTGGGTTGCTCACGAAACCGCTAGTGTTACACTTGCTGCCTCCCCCAAAACACTTGAGCAGAATGATCTCATCTAA
- the LOC141677257 gene encoding sodium/hydrogen exchanger 1-like isoform X1 has product MLGVYDLAFLSTKMDSLGTSDYKSVVSVNLFVALLCACIVVGHLLEENRWINESITALAIGICTGVVILLFSKGKSSHLLVFSEDLFFIYLLPPIIFNAGFQVKKKQFFRNFMTITLFGTVGTLISFSIISLGAIYIFNKMDIGSLKMGDFLAIGAIFSATDSVCTLQVLNQDQTPLLYSLVFGEGVVNDATSVVLFNAVQTVDFSHVSAAIIFKLIGNFIYLFFTSTLLGVVAGLLSAFTIKKLYFGRHSTDREIAIMILMAYLSYMLAELSDLSAILTVFFCGIVMSHYTWHNVTESSRVTTKHAFATLSFIAEIFIFLYVGMDALDIEKWRYISDSPGTSVTVSSILLGLILVGRAAFVFPLSFISNLAKKSPSDKMELKQQVTIWWAGLMRGAVSMALAYNQFSTAGVTQLRGDAIMITSTITVVLFSTVVFGLLTKPLVLHLLPPPKHLSRMISSNSVTPKSFTVPLLNEQDSEADLDQVTPLRKSFNVPHLNGQDSEADLDLVSPGIPRPTSLRMLLSRPSVHHYWRKFDNSFMRPVFGGRGFVPFVPGSPTEQSFHNGDDKYPTSEQPLP; this is encoded by the exons ATGTTAGGGGTTTATGATTTGGCCTTTTTATCGACAAAAATGGATAGCTTAGGTACTTCTGACTACAAGTCAGTCGTGTCGGTAAACTTGTTCGTTGCTCTTCTCTGTGCTTGTATTGTTGTTGGTCATCTTTTGGAGGAGAATCGGTGGATTAATGAATCCATTACCGCGCTTGCTATT GGGATATGCACCGGAGTTGTTATTCTATTATTCAGTAAAGGAAAGAGCTCGCATCTTTTAGTTTTCAGTGAAGATCTTTTCTTTATCTATCTTCTTCCTCCTATCATCTTTAATGCCGG GTTCCAGGTGAAAAAGAAACAATTTTTTCGGAATTTTATGACCATCACTCTTTTTGGGACTGTTGGTACTCTGATATCCTTCAGCATCATATCCTTAG GTGCTATCTACATCTTCAATAAAATGGATATTGGTTCTCTGAAGATGGGAGATTTCCTAG CTATTGGTGCAATCTTTTCGGCAACAGATTCAGTTTGCACATTGCAG GTGCTCAATCAGGATCAGACGCCTTTGCTTTACAGTTTAGTTTTTGGGGAAGGTGTTGTCAATGATGCTACATCAGTGGTGCTTTTCAACGCGGTCCAGACTGTGGACTTTTCTCATGTCAGCGCTGCCATAATATTCAAGTTGATCGggaattttatatatttattttttacgAGCACTCTGCTGGGAGTTGTA GCTGGACTTCTTAGTGCATTCACTATAAAGAAGCTTTATTTTGGACG GCACTCTACTGATAGAGAGATTGCAATTATGATACTTATGGCCTATCTTTCGTATATGCTTGCCGAG TTGTCAGATTTAAGTGCTATTCTCACTGTATTCTTTTGCGGGATTGTGATGTCACACTATACGTGGCATAATGTCACAGAAAGTTCAAGAGTCACTACCAA GCATGCTTTTGCGACATTGTCATTTATTGCTGAGATATTCATCTTCCTTTATGTTGGTATGGATGCTTTGGAcatagagaagtggagatatatAAGTGACAG CCCTGGAACATCAGTTACTGTGAGCTCAATATTGCTCGGACTAATATTGGTTGGCAGAGCAGCCTTTGTTTTCCCCTTATCATTCATCTCCAACTTGGCCAAAAAATCTCCCAGTGACAAAATGGAGCTAAAACAGCAG GTTACCATATGGTGGGCTGGCCTTATGCGAGGTGCTGTTTCTATGGCCCTTGCTTACAATCAG TTTAGTACAGCAGGCGTCACTCAGCTACGTGGAGATGCAATCATGATCACCAGTACCATTACCGTTGTTCTGTTCAGCACAGTG GTCTTTGGGTTGCTCACGAAACCGCTAGTGTTACACTTGCTGCCTCCCCCAAAACACTTGAGCAGAATGATCTCATCTAATTCAGTGACTCCAAAATCTTTCACTGTACCACTGTTAAATGAACAAGATTCAGAAGCTGACCTAGACCAAGTAACGCCACTTCGGAAATCTTTCAACGTGCCACATCTTAATGGACAAGATTCAGAAGCTGACCTAGACCTAGTATCTCCAGGTATACCCCGTCCAACAAGCTTAAGGATGCTCCTGTCACGACCCTCTGTCCACCATTATTGGAGAAAATTTGATAACTCCTTCATGCGTCCTGTTTTTGGTGGGCGAGGATTCGTACCATTTGTCCCTGGCTCTCCAACCGAACAAAGTTTTCATAATGGTGATGATAAGTATCCAACAAGTGAGCAACCTCTTCCTTAA